From Salvelinus sp. IW2-2015 linkage group LG18, ASM291031v2, whole genome shotgun sequence, a single genomic window includes:
- the LOC111977626 gene encoding myocardin-related transcription factor B: MEHQGLLGAEGDCGMLGLLVPSPQSEAVTHELEELSLQPSNNLPPLNERKNVLQLRLQQRRTREQLVDQGIMPPLKSPAAFHEQIRSLERARTENFLKHKIHSRPERSELVRMHILKETGAEPSLQATQMKLKRARLADDLNEKLAQRPGPMELVEKNILPVEPSVKEAIIVNYPKALDAYGFEEDSGDVLSPEQPASHESQAGAPSPGEPRALETPCPPPLPTITTNHTILQPFPVVSQATADFLKALSTNEPPVSRPAPAPQPITTVASQKPGPTLVKQSQPRQPGERNRSKKGKEPKPRIKKLKYHQYVPQDQKQEASEAPMDSSYAKILHQQQLFLQLQILHQQQQQQQHYNYHTILPAPLKPVAEGQSSAVNGLPTSIVVSLPPTVTVPPPTPVRPNSISNRKPGHLSPNLEDMKVAELKLELKLRSLPVSGTKTDLIERLKPYQESPSTPALTPGPNTLPSSVPMEVSSSPALLLAAHQLAPESMSSTPPVSPIPTDLSTIRDNRGVSELFCDPQRVSPGRAGVEMSPLRPGVPEEKDSRLHEKERQIEELMRKLEQEQRLVEELKMQLEVEKTQPLQGPSTDSVPVIQTSNKVKLEDRVLPNCSAMGTANMAPQTHPHSLPTVVKLEDVLCNSQPLHQPYLTPTLPQFFISHQVVGQPGTQTLLAAQDGTTQILLPVLQATISNQAPGLIQASVPQVHTTKMETRQASTQQQILNHNHMLQSFTACNGPGSGMVENQTGPDMHPQCFLRSSPDNRLSPRGASPNHTLSNGPVNKSPSPSPSQPTFILQPSSLVTQPPMTREPPRYEDAVIQTRNLKQANNLTQVSTATSQEMDDLFDILIQSGEITPFIQQPDLLSLGTKTVPITANITTLPVNTALSRPPPQIQVAPPPISPVDPLHLPSLASMTSDKQLEAFLEGTLNDPSPTTDLRTLGLIEELQSQLLDQPYSPMDTSELSFCDSTSPPSSLNMGMSDTALDNMEWLDLTMPPGPAGGLTPLGIPSDFLDTHDLQLHWD; the protein is encoded by the exons ATGGAGCACCAGGGGCTGCTCGGAGCAGAGGGGGATTGTGGGATGTTGGGTCTGCTGGTGCCCAGTCCCCAGAGTGAGGCGGTTACCCATGAGCTGGAGGAGCTGTCCCTACAGCCCAGTAACAACCTGCCCCCCCTCAATGAACGCAAGAATG TCCTTCAGCTGAGGCTACAGCAGAGACGTACCCGTGAGCAGCTGGTAGACCAGGGCATAATGCCAC CTCTAAAGAGCCCAGCTGCATTCCATGAGCAGATACGCAGCCTGGAGAGAGCCCGG ACTGAGAACTTCCTGAAGCACAAGATCCACAGCCGACCAGAGAGATCTGAGCTGGTCAGAATGCACATCCTCAAGGAGACTGGGGCAGAGCCCTCCCTGCAGGCCACCCAGATGAAGCTGAAGAGGGCCAGGCTGGCTGACGACCTGAATGAGAAGCTGGCTCAGCGCCCCGGTCCCATGGAACTGGTAGAAAAGAACATTCTGCCTGTAGAACCCAGCGTCAAGGAGGCCATCattg TAAACTACCCCAAAGCACTGGACGCCTACGGGTTTGAGGAGGACAGCGGGGATGTCCTGTCTCCAGAGCAGCCGGCCAGCCACGAGTCCCAGGCCGGCGCACCCTCCCCTGGGGAACCCCGCGCCCTGGAGACCCCCTGTCCACCACCGCTGCCCACCATAACCACCAACCATACCATTCTACAG CCCTTCCCTGTTGTCAGCCAGGCAACAGCAGACTTCCTCAAAGCTCTCTCCACCAATGAGCCACCAGTTAGTCGCCCAGCTCCCGCACCTCAGCCAATAACCACTGTTGCTTCTCAAAAGCCAGGGCCCACCCTAGTGAAA CAGAGCCAGCCCAGGCAGCCGGGGGAGAGGAATCGCAGTAAGAAGGGCAAGGAGCCCAAGCCCCGGATCAAGAAGTTAAAGTACCACCAGTACGTCCCCCAGGACCAGAAACAGGAGGCCAGCGAAGCCCCCATGGACTCATCCTACGCCAAGATCCTCCACCAGCAGCAGCTCTTCCTCCAGCTGCAGATcctccaccagcagcagcagcagcagcagcactataACTACCACACCATCCTCCCAGCACCCTTAAA gCCTGTAGCTGAGGGTCAGAGCAGCGCTGTGAACGGTCTGCCAACCTCTATAGTGGTGTCCCTGCCGCCTACCGTCACTGTCCCGCCTCCCACCCCTGTCCGCCCCAACAGCATATCCAACCGCAAGCCTGGCCACCTGTCCCCCAACCTGGAGGACATGAAGGTGGCCGAGTTGAAACTGGAGCTGAAGTTGCGAAGTCTCCCTGTGTCAGGGACCAAGACTGATCTCATTGAGAGGCTGAAGCCTTACCAGGAGAGCCCCAGCACCCCAGCTCTGACCCCCGGCCCGAACACCCTCCCATCCTCAGTCCCCATGGAGGTCAGCTCATCCCCCGCACTTCTCCTAGCTGCCCATCAGTTGGCACCAGAGAGCATGAGCTCCACACCCCCAGTATCCCCAATCCCCACAGACCTCTCCACCATTAGAGACAACAGAGGGGTGTCCGAGCTATTTTGCGACCCCCAGAGGGTTAGTCCCGGTCGTGCAGGCGTGGAGATGTCCCCCCTGAGGCCGGGTGTCCCGGAGGAGAAGGATTCGCGGCTCCATGAGAAGGAGCGTCAGATCGAGGAGCTGATGAGGAAGCTGGAGCAGGAGCAgaggctggtggaggagctgaagaTGCAGCTGGAGGTGGAGAAGACCCAGCCTCTACAGGGACCCTCCACAGACTCTGTCCCCGTGATCCAGACCTCCAACAAGGTCAAACTGGAAGACAGGGTCCTCCCTAACTGCTCAGCAATGGGTACTGCAAACATGGCTCCCCAGACTCACCCTCACTCTCTTCCCACTGTGGTGAAGCTGGAGGATGTGCTCTGCAACTCCCAGCCCCTGCACCAGCCCTACCTCACCCCCACCCTGCCCCAGTTCTTCATCAGCCACCAGGTTGTAGGCCAGCCTGGCACCCAGACCCTGCTTGCAGCCCAGGATGGCACTACCCAGATCCTCCTGCCTGTCCTCCAGGCTACGATATCAAATCAAGCCCCAGGCCTGATCCAGGCCTCAGTGCCCCAGGTACACACCACCAAGATGGAGACTCGGCAGGCCTCAACTCAACAGCAGATACTTAATCATAACCACATGCTGCAG TCTTTCACAGCGTGCAACGGCCCTGGCTCTGGGATGGTGGAGAACCAGACAGGGCCTGACATGCATCCCCAGTGTTTCCTGAGAAGCTCCCCAGATAACAGGCTCTCTCCCCGGGGGGCTTCACCCAACCACACCCTCTCCAATGGGCCTGTCAACAAG tccccctctccatctccatcccagCCCACCTTCATCCTCCAACCCTCCTCCCTCGTGACCCAGCCCCCCATGACCAGGGAGCCCCCTCGCTACGAGGATGCAGTCATACAGACACGCAACCTGAAGCAGGCCAACAACCTCAcacag GTTTCCACGGCAACCAGCCAGGAGATGGACGACCTATTTGACATCCTGATTCAGAGTGGAG AGATCACTCCTTTCATCCAGCAGCCGGACCTTCTGTCCCTCggcaccaagactgttcctatcACAGCCAACATCACTACCCTCCCTGTCAACACCGCCCTGTCCAGGCCCCCTCCACAGATCCAGGTAGCTCCCCCTCCCATCTCGCCCGTCGACCCACTCCATCTCCCAAGCCTGGCCTCCATGACCTCAGACAAGCAGTTGGAGGCCTTCCTGGAGGGAACCCTGAACGATCCGTCCCCAACCACGGACCTCCGCACCCTGGGTCTGATCGAGGAGCTGCAGTCCCAGCTtctggatcaaccctactcccccATGGACACCTCGGAGCTGTCCTTCTGCGACTCCacgtctcccccctcctccctcaatATGGGCATGTCTGACACAGCCCTGGACAACATGGAGTGGCTCGACCTAACCATGCCGCCCGGCCCCGCGGGGGGGCTTACACCACTGGGGATTCCTTCAGACTTCCTGGATACACACGACCTGCAGCTGCACTGGGACTGA